The Hippopotamus amphibius kiboko isolate mHipAmp2 chromosome 16, mHipAmp2.hap2, whole genome shotgun sequence genomic interval TCCCCATGAGCCCATCCCCAGTCACACCAGTCCTAACACTCTGACTCCAGTCCCGACCCCACTCTCATCTCCAACCCAATTTCTACGTGAAACCCCATCCCAGTTCCATGCCAAACTCTTTCCCTCACCCCATCTTCATTTTCCCAACTCCGCACACCACCTTGACCCTGCATTTCAAACACACACGCGAAAATAAAGTTCACCCATTATCACCATACTAGTGTTCATCCCACACGGACTGAATTCAAGTGAAGTCCCCAAAACTTCTGAGACACTTATTCTCATCAAATCCCAAACCAGAGCCCAGAATTCAGATCCTGACCCCTCTAATTCCACACCAGGACCCTGGCCATAAGAGGTGTCACCCTCTTGACTTGGGCTGCGAAATCATGTCGGGGCAGATGCCAGGCCACTTGACCTCACAGCTCTGTGAGTCAGCAATCTGTATCTTTGCCTCCTGGCTTCCCAAAGAGAGGAATTTTGGCAAGACTTCCAATCTGTTATCTATTGTCCAAATCTTCATCCCTTGATTCCCTCTTCAGCCCCCTGTCTCCTCAGCATactggttattttgttttgttttgttttgtttttgcttttgtttttgttttttgtcctcattgggtcttcatggctgagcacaggctttctctgtagttgtagcaagcaggggctactgtgttgtggtgcgtgggcttctcagtgctgtggcttctcttgttgcagagcacaggctctaggtggcagccttcagtagttgcggcatgtgggctcaatagctgtggcttcagggctctagagtgcaggctcagtagttgcagcacacaggcttagtttctccgtggcatgtgggatctggccagaccagggattgaacccatatctcCACAtcgtctgcattggcaggaagattcttaacgactctgcctccagggaagtcccagaatactgttaaaaagaagaaagcagctaCGCTAGTCTGGAGCCCTGCTATTCACTCCTGAATCACCAGCACTTCTGCTGTGCTTGGCACATctgtctttgtatatttttgattatttaatcTGATTTTATTGCTAAATACTGGTCTTCACGAGGAGAGGAAATGTGTATGGTGttcatttggtgttttttttaacGCACTCAGCCAAAATGAGGGAGCATAGGAGGGACGTAAATAAATACCTGTTTGCAGCCCAGTGTCATCCACGGATCAGTCAACTTTAGAGCCAGTCCTTCCTTGATCCCTGAGCCATTCAGCCACAGGGCATGATGGAAAGAACTTGGCCTCACAAGTCAGACCAACTCAGGTTTGACCAACCCTAGTTGCCCCCTAGTGATCTCAGGTAAGCGACTTCATATTTCTGAGCTCCAAGTTGCCCCTCTCTAAAGTGGAGGACAGCAAAGTCTGCTTCTCAAGGCAAATGGGAGAATTAAATAGTTATGAAAGGAACATGGATGGGCACGTTCCAGGCACTGGATTCATATTAGCTGCCTTCCCCGTCATCCTGGGGATGAAGCAGCTTCTCTTTCTTGTGCACCTACTGTGGGATGTGTCGGGTGCTTTGAGAACCTCATCTCTGTTGCTCTCATGGGTCCAAGTGAGGACTGTCTTCCCCATTTGATAGGCAAAAATAGGGAGATTTAAAAGAAGTAAGAACCCTTGTGCAAAATCCACAGCCAAGGAGGCAGAAAGGTCAGATTCGAATGCTGAGGGTTGCCCACAGTTTCACCATTGCACAAACCCACAGTCTGGAAGGTAGTTTCCCTAGAACCCCGTCACATATGCTCAGAATCTCTTTTGGCTCAGAATGAACTCGGAACCCCATAGGCTTATTATTCATGATGTTGGGGAGAGCCCCAAGTCCCAGCCCTCCCAGGCCCTTTGGGTTTCGTCCTGTTCCTAAGTCCCACCCAGAGACCCAGCTTCCTACTTCCTCTGCCCTCACATTTATATCCTGATTGTTGGCCTGATGACGCATCTTTCAGCTCCTGATCACACCTGAGAGCTGGTACCTTGCTGTCCTGCATGTGTGCCTTGCCCTAAGGGGTCCTGGGCATTGTGATTCTGGAACCTCCTGATTCAGCTCCTTGGGTTCTGAAGGCATATAGTTTCTGATTTCTGGGTTTCTATTCCACTCTTTTTCCAAGAACAGCTCCCACTTCTTTTAGGAAGCTGTCCCCCTCATGTCATACAGTTCTGGTGAAACCGTCAATCATAGTTTTCCAAACTCTCTCACCCATTGGGATGCACCCATGACCCAGTCAAGCCGACAAGATCATTGTTTCCTCCCTAGAAATAATGATTCATCAGATGTGTGGGCTCGGTTATAGCAGGACCAATCAGAGTTCTTCCCTGGGATGAATAAAAGGGATCTTTGTTTCTGCTGGGTTTGCTGTACAGGGGCTGTCAGTAGCTGCTCTGCTCCCTCCATGTGAGGAAGCTTGTCTCCAGAGGCTAGAATGAGATCCACAGGAAAATGAAAGAGACAAACAGAGATGAGACACAGTTCACacgtatgagagagagagacagagacagagagaagcaggcagagaaacagagagagacattgtcacagagagacagaggtgaTCGGCTTAAGTCACCAATTCAGGTGCAGGAAGTCCCCTACGTATGAGCCTTCAAGttagaactttcaaagatgcaagcatgtgttcacatgtccaatcatgtaagttagttcacctGTCTGGCACGCATTGTcatgtgcgtgcatcctctacaggTGGTTGTGCTTTAGCGTACTTCACAGTAaggtatagagtacagtagtacactatctttatttcaagcccaggatgtccagaagcaagcacaaaagcagtggtgatgtagctcGTACTGCTATGATGTAGCAGTGGTGATGGAGCTGgtatctcctattgctgatggtacttcagctctaccatctcccacctcctctccctcctccagtcagtaactctttcCTGGTCCCTCGATGCCACCCCctatatgccagctgttgtactctactattgtacttttcaaagtaTTGTACTGTAAgactaaaaatgtttatttttatgtattatttgtgtgaaaagtattataaatttaTTGAAGAACAGTAATATATAGACAATtttgttagttgggtacctaggctgactttgttggacttaggaacaaattggacttatagatgtgctctcggaatggaactcatttgaatgtaggggacttactgtccTTGAGACTCTGATACCCATGTCACTTCCTCTAACATTATGAATCATCTCCATGGTCCCCCTAGGCACCTACACCAACCAATCCCCTTTTATGCATAAGCCAGTTTGAACTGGGGCTCAGCCACTTGTATCCAATAGCTCCATGACATAAATGGGTCCTTCCAGCTTTTGTGCATGCCTGGTGTTCTGATCTCCTGCCAGACTCCAAACCCACAATTCTATTCCTGAATTTCTGGTTGGCCTTGAACAAGTCCTTCCTTGACCTCAGTCACCCTTCTCCTTCATACCATAAATTAATCTTCAAGTCCTTTCTGGGTTTATATTCCATTggggacttttatttttttatttttattttttaaacttatttatttatttatgtattctgttgcattgggtcttctttgctgcacctgggctttctctagttgtggcaaatgggggccgctcttcgttgcagtgcgcaggcttctcattgcagtggcttctcttgttgcagagcacagtctctatgcatgcaggcttcagtaattgtggagcatgggctcagtagttgtggctcatgggctctagagcacaggcttagtagttgtggcacatgggcttagttgctccatggcatgtgggatcttcccggaccagggctcgaacccgtgtcctctgcattggcaggtggattcttaaccactgtgccaccagagaagccctgggGACTTTTAAATATCACTTGGGTATTGGGATATTAAGTAAAGtgttattaggaggaaaaaaagtacGTATGAATAGATACATGCAGGCAGGCTCAGAGAAAGAGTTGTGCCtttgtggtagtttgaatcacttatatggtgCATTTCTTGAGtttcctctggccaatcatcttgctttgacTGGccctgagtccatatttggtttaaCTCAGGGGCCTCCCCTGTGTGCATGTGCATCTCTTAGCAAAGATAGATTCCAACGCAGAGGACTGTGGGAATGTTGACACCACCTATTATGGGGTGGTGCTCCCTCcctgaggagcctttctgtgcatgtgtagtcaggAGTTCTCTTTGATTTCAAGAATGAGAAAGATGtggtctctttatcttttatccaATCAGGACTCAGCTCCTCCTTGCTCCTGTCATtatcttggagtatctgtccacaggggacagatTCCAGCTGCTCAGCCGGGGGCCCGTTTATCTCCTGCCTCAATTTCATGGATGTTCTTGGTACATATTCAAGCTATCCATACATGTCCTGCACCCTACACTGCATATCTCACAATTTTTAAGGAGAACTCTCCCCCGCAAAGCTTGGATACAGTTTAGCTGctcagaaaatctaaacagaaacCCCTTCAACTATGTTTTTGGCAGGCTAGCCCACTGTATATTTGGAAATCCTTACATCTTCTCTTCCCTGAAATTAACCTCCTGTTCCTCTAAGTCCTTCCAGAAAACAAGGGGATCACTTTGGCCAGTGGTGATGGCCCGAGTGGCCATAGGGGGCCTGATCTCTatctcccaccacccctcccagcagGGTGCAGACCATCTGTCCTTCCACCTCTCCCAGGAGGGCCAAAACACAGACAGGCAGGGAGCCAGGCTGATGTTGCAAGTTTATTGAGGGAGATCTAGAGCTCGTCTGAGATCAGCCCCTCCTGTCCATGGTCTTCTTAATCCAGTTCAGGTAGCGGCAGATATTGGTGTAGACGCCAGGATTCTCAGGCTGCCCACAAGGGTCTGACCCCCAGGATGTAATGCCCTGGAGAACGCCATCACATACCAGCGGGCCCCCAGAATCTCCCTAGAAGAGGAGAATAGAAGACTTTCACCTAAGATGCCCTGCTGTACCAGCATTTAGTACCAGCTCTGAAGCGTGATTGGTTCTCTTGGGATAAGAGCATTGCATCCTGGGACAAATGGTGAGAGAGAGGGGTGGGGCTTCcatgtggggggggcggggctgggaagCGGGGATGCAGACAGGATGTCTAAGGGCAATGGAGGAAATCCTGACCAATGAGGGAAGAGAATGCTGTCTGGAGGGTCCAATCCAGAGAGAAGAGAGTAGGAATTACACGGAGGGGAATGAGCTCTTGCATTTCTGGCCAATCTTGAAGAGATCATTGAATTCAGTTACAAAACATAGGAGAAAGGAGCAGCGTTCTTGTGGATTCACACGCACCCAAGGGACAATGGAAGGAATATGTGGGAAGAAACCGTTGTCTCTAGGGAATCCTCCAAAGAGATTAGATTCCATGGCAGGGTCACTAATGGAAATGATTCTATTCCTGACCAATAGGAAAGGAAGCCCATTGAAGCATTATCTTCAAGGACCAATCATTAACAAAGGGGGTGGGGTTTCCATGAAGGGGACAAATCCAAGGGGAGCTATGAGGACTGAAGTTGCAGCCAATAGGAAAGAGAGTGTTATATCCGAGGCAAATCCCAGGATGTGTCATCTAGGGGATGGGGAGTTCCCTGAGGGGGCATTGACGTTAATGGCTCCATTCCCTGGCCATCTGGGAAGACAGCATTATTCCCCAAGGAACCCATCAAAGGAGAAGGCAGCTATGCTAGGACACCTAATCAGGACCTGAAGGAAAGTAGCTGACTACCTAATCGTCAGTCAAGTCAGCGCAATTCCAGGTGCTGAGAAAGAGGGCAGGGAACCTGCATACCCTCTAGCCGCAGACTCTCTCCTTCATGGATTTATCCTCTCACTCCCCttaatccccaccccctccctgcaccccaccctGCCGGCAAGGGTTCCCAAGAAAACGACAAGGACAGTTGGATTTTTCTGATTCCTGGGCTGTGTAACCTGCAGGAAGAGTGTGCCTTCTCTGAACCTGCTTCCCACTCTGTAGAGACAGGGGTGCTGACTCTTGGGGATCACCCCACTGCCAAGTCTACAGGGCAAGTGAGGGAAGAAGGGAGTTTCAGAAGTCACTCACCTGGCATGTGTCAGCCCCCTTGTTGCCATTTGCACAGACCATATTATCTGTGACTTGCCCGGGGTAGGCGTCTTCACACTGCTTCTGAGGAATGATTTTTACTTCTGCGCAGTGGAGAGTGTCAGGAAAATTCTCTGAGGGAGCAGAGGTTGTAAGTTCCCAGAGACAGCACcgctctccctccatccctgtctGGGTCTAACCTTCCTTCTATGCAGCCACAGCTGCACAGTGTTTTCTGACACATTTCATAGGACACATCACTTCTCACTACATTAAACAAAGCCATGGCccctgttgtttctttttctccacctcAAGGACCTTTGGATCCTACCTTTTGTTTCTTGCCCTGAGTCATTTTCAAATTAAGGATCAGGTGACTGGGGGACTTGGATGTGCCCCTTTGTGGCATCCCTGACCTTTTCCAATCTTCCCATTCCCAGACCACCAGGTCCTCAATCTCAGCTAAATCCTACCAAATATCACCTTTTCctagaagccttccctgaccactctaATTAAAACACCACATCTcacaacttccctggtggtccagtggttaagacttcgccttccattgcggggtgggggtgggggtgtgtggctaagatcccacatgcctcagggccagaaaaccaaaacataaaacagaagtaatattatAACCAATTCAATAAAGGTTTTaagaaaatggtccacattaaaaaaaaaatctttaaaaaataaacacaccttCATCATCCCCTATTCTCTTACCCTCCATGATATTCCATTATAGCAGTTGACTCTacctaatatttcattttatatgtatttgtttattgtctattccCCCACCTAGCATGCAACTCATAAGTCTTTGTGCAGCACAGTACCTGGGGCATATCAGATGCTCACAAGATGTGTTGGATTGATGATTGACAGCAGAATTAATCTTTCTTATTAAACTTTGAAGAATAgacttgagaggaaaaaaattctgtctGGTATCTCTGTGTGCCAGAAGCCATATGCCCACAATCTCATTTAAGCTGCACAACAGCTCTTTGAAGGTGGGatgcattcattccttcatccatGCGTtccttcaacaaatgtttattgaacaggTACTGTATACCAGTCACCACCCTGAGCACTAGGAACacacaatgaagaaaataggTATAACCTGAGCCCTCGTGGGGCTTAAAAATCTATTGGATAATTCcctctgttttgtagatgaggaaagtgaggccaaGAGATGGGAAGGGGCTTGCCCAGAGAAAAAGGGCAGAGCCATGGTTTGAACTGACCTGCCTGATTCATGAGCAAGTAGATTTCCACAGCATCCCATTGTCTTCTTAGGAGTCAGACAGGCAGGGACCTGAATCCTGATTTTGCTTTCCTGGCGAATCACATCACCTCTTTGAGCTGAGCCCCAATATTTTCATTGTGAAGCCTGGCAAGGGGCTACCTGAACTCTGAAGCCCCAGAGGGAGGACCTCAGTGGAGGTCCAGACTTTTGGGTCCAGaaagaggagggagctggggaccTGGACTGTGTGTCCGGAGGGGAGGAAAGGCCTGGACTCCTGGGTGTGAGGGGATCTGGGGCCAGGAATCTTGGGTtcaagagggagaagagggagcctGTTTTCCTGGGCCACTGAGGAGCCCATGTATCCCATGTCTGTTGTGAAGATTATGTAAAATCCTATACCCATAAAATGTCTCACAACTCTCCACCTTAAAGCAGGGatgcatccattcatccactcattcattcatccatccactttTTTGAGCCCTGTTAACAATCTGttagtttgtttcctttctcccaCCACTCCTGTTAATATTCTGGTCTTTAAGGTTTCCAACATGGACCACCTGTGAACGTCAACATCACAATCACTTTCCCTTCTTTATCTACTCTACAGGCAAGGCTTTTGGCTTGGGGTCCACTGAGACAACCAGCTCCTCAACTCCCTCCTACTACCTCGGGGGCTGGTGATAGTGCCCCAGCCTGAGATGATGCACTTCTGGCCAACTCGAGGGCAGTGATCCGTCAGGTTGATGGGCTTCACTTTGGGTCCCAGGGATGCCTGACCACGTAGTCGAATGAGCATCAGATCATGGCTGTGGTCCTTGTTGCTGCTTTTGTAGCCGGGGTGTGGGATGGACTGAGCCACAGCCATTTCTTGTTCTGACCCATCCTTATTCCGTAGGTTGTGATCTCCCAGGCGGACTGTGTATTTCCTGTAGTGATGGAGTAGTTTGGGACCCAGGTGAGGATCTGGGTTCCCAGACCCCTCCTCTCTAAGAGCCAGGAGTCCAAGTCCCCTCTTCTCTCAGCCTTCATTCTCAGAGACCCGGTCCCCAGCTCTCCCCTCCTGAAGCAAAGCCCCAGCCCCCTCTTTCCCCAGGCTCCAGCCCACCTCTGCCCCAGGAATCCACTCACGGTTTTTTACAGTGGGCTGCTGTAAGGACCCAGTTGTCATCTATGAGAACACCCCCACACATTAGCCGGTTACCCTGGAACAAGGCTGTCTGCCAAGGCTGCGAATGGGGTGTGCACTCCTGGCCCCTCAACACCTTGGTCTCCTGTGCTGCCAAGCATCCTGCGGCAGGAGGTAGAGGGTTGGATCACCATCCTCTGGGGCAGTGCAGAGGCCAGGAAAACTACTGTGGGTTCAAACGgctatgcacatacacacacacacacacaccctcaggtGCTTGCCTCCCAGCTTACACATGCTGCTACACAGATACACATGTACACTCATGGAAGCCCATGAGTCATTACCTACAGTCACACACCTGAGCATGCACCCACATGCCCCGTATACTCGCCTGTGTATCTGCACCCCTCAGCAGGCAGCCCTGCTGGCTTGGTACACTCATGCAAAACACAGCAGTACCTAACACATTTCTACCTGCCGCCACGTGTACCATGCCTCCACCCACCCTCGGAAACCCCACAGAAGCTCCCATGTGTAACTGCATGCGTCCCATCTCCCCCCACGCCATCACATGCGCCCACATAACCACCGCCATGGTATTCCCACAGGCTCAGGTGCTCCACCGACGCTTTCTGACACCCCACCGCCCCCTAACCTCACCTGTCTGGGATTCCAACAGCAAGAGCAGGAACATCCAGACCCAGGCTGCAGCAGGTGGAGGGTGTCCCATAGTGGGGTCTAGGAGATGGAGAGAACAGggctgagcagaggagggaggagaccaAAATATCAGTGATTTGGGGATTGGGGAGGAAGCAGAGCCTCAGGAGCTGTTCTTCTGGGTCCTACTGGAGGAAGGTGCTGGGGACCCAGATTCTTGGGTCTGAAGAAGAACAGGATGGGGCCCCAGATTTCTGAATCTAAGGAGCTGAAAGTTCAGGGGCTGGATTCTTACATTCCAAAGAAGGAGGGAGGTAGGGTCCCTGACTCCTGGGTCTGAAAGAAGGGGGAACTGGGAGCTGAAACTCCTAAGTTGTGGAGAGCTGGCAGCTGGGGTGCAAATTCCTGCTTCTCAAAGGAGGAAGGGATCTGAGGTTGAggtcctgggccctgggggagggagcTCAGGGGGCCTGATGCCTGTGTCTGAGAACACTGGCATCTCACCTTGCAGAATTCAGGAGGTGGGGCCGCCTACTGATTGGGACCCAGAGAAAGAACGCCCAGTACTTCAGCTCTGCCTGCCTGGTACAAGATTCTGGAGCCTTTTGACTGGGACTGCCCGCCTCCAGCTCCGCCTCCTCCCACTCAGGAGACAGCTTGGCAGCGGTGAACTGGAACCCTGGGTTTGAGTGAGGAGAGGCTGAGGAGCTGGATGGGAAATCTTGAGAAAGTGGGGTTGGAATCTCGAACTCTTGAGGCCTGGGTGTGAAGGAGCTTAGTGCTGTGACTCCTGGATCTGAAACAGAAAGGGCTGGTGGCCCAGACATCCTGGTCCGAGGGAAGAGGGGGTTAGGGGTCCCGACTCCTGGAGCTGAGGCAGGAGGGGACTAGGGTCccagactcctgggtcagagggaggagggggctggggcctggATTTGGGGTGTGAGGGAGAAGGGGCTGACAGCTGAATTCTTAAGGAATTTGGAAGGAGTAAGTTGGAGCCTGGTTTTttgtgggaggagggggcagccaGTAACCAGGAATGGAGGACAAGCCAATGATCCCGACTTCTGGGGGCAGTCGGCCCCGCCCGCTGGCTGCCCGCTGAGAGGTCCA includes:
- the KLK8 gene encoding kallikrein-8 encodes the protein MGHPPPAAAWVWMFLLLLLESQTGCLAAQETKVLRGQECTPHSQPWQTALFQGNRLMCGGVLIDDNWVLTAAHCKKPKYTVRLGDHNLRNKDGSEQEMAVAQSIPHPGYKSSNKDHSHDLMLIRLRGQASLGPKVKPINLTDHCPRVGQKCIISGWGTITSPRENFPDTLHCAEVKIIPQKQCEDAYPGQVTDNMVCANGNKGADTCQGDSGGPLVCDGVLQGITSWGSDPCGQPENPGVYTNICRYLNWIKKTMDRRG